From the Populus nigra chromosome 13, ddPopNigr1.1, whole genome shotgun sequence genome, the window atgaaaacatcatcttcttcaaacctcttgtaatacgtacaatggtctgaactgagtctgttgtacccaaggctaattatgaaggaatcaaatctcttgtaccaacacctcggcgcctgtttgagaccgtatagagatttgttcaacctgcaaaccaagttctctttgcctgtttcagcaaaaccctctggttggagcatataaatttcttcttcaagttctccatgaagaaatgcagttttcacatctaactgctctaagtgaagatcaaatatagcacacatcgccaagactactctgattgtagtaagtcgtaccaccggagaaaatatctcattgaagtctatcccttctttctgagcataccctttcaccaccaatcttgcacgataccgctccacttgatcattgccatcacgctttatcttgtaaacccatttgttgccaatggcatttcttccttgtggtagcggaacaagatcccaagtgttattcttgtgcaaagcttcaatctcctcttgcattgctgtcatccacatagatacatctgtgcttttgatagcctcatggaaagttgatggctctccatcctctgttagaagacagtatgcaatattgctctcagtaacatattctgagtgccaaaccggtggtcttctttcacgagtcgaccgccgaacttcaggagtttcagtctctatttgttcttgctcttcatgctctggtaCAACTTCAGAAGAAGcatgattctgagtattttccacatggactgctgtagtctcctttagaatgctattatgttcttccatttgcattttaccttctacaaatatgacatctctgctgatgactaccttgtgggcagtgggatcccacaagcgataccccttcactccatcagcatatcccaagaaaatatattttctggattttgaatccagcttgctGACTTCTTCagtattgtacatcacgtacacaggacttccaaatatatgcaatcgagaataatcagctggctttccagtccacatctccatcggtgtcttcagctcaattgcagttgatggagatcgatttatcacataacaggcggtattgactgcttctgcccagaatgactttcctagacctgcagtcttcaacattgctcttgttctttctaatagggttctgttcatccgctctgccactccattttgctgtggagtgtatgccgttgtgaactgccttttgataccttcatgttgacagaagttatcaaattcatcactggtatattctcctccattatcagtcctcaaacacttgatcttcttttcagattcaagttccacccgcgctttgaaaattttaaagactgcgaacacatctgccttccttctaattggatacacccaacatctcctggagaagtcatctatgaatgatacaaagtatcttgctcctcccaaggatacaaccggtgcttgccaaacatcagagtgaatcaggtctaagatgcatttgctcttagttgttgatgtgccaaacttcaacctgtgcTGTTTGCTTGTAACACAATGCTCACAAaagggtaaagtaacctttATAAGCCtagggagtaacttctgatcagagagaactttcaaacctttctctgacatgtggcctagtttttgatgccacatcatcgtcttctcttctgcaggactggctgatgcaattgacgcttctgccccatgatgtgtttctcccattaatacaaacatgtttgcaactgtctttctcgcctttaaaaccaccagcgctcctttgacaattttcattattccattgtctgttcggatcttacagccaagactatcaaattgtcccacggacaaaagattcttctttaagtctttcacatgtcgcactcctgaaatagtgcgaattaagccatcatacatcttcaatttgatggtgccaatgccaacaatctctacagcatgattatcacccatgaacactttgcctccagagatgggttcatatgtttggaaccaatctcgattaggagtcatatgccatgttgctcctgaatccattagccagacctcagtaagctcttctctatctgtagagattgtcgctgcttcactatataaaacctccccatcttctgaggtgctcgcaacacatccttgaggttttaatgactctgcagtgttctctataccctttttaaaccaacaatcccttttgaagtgcccttttctgccacagttgtagcatttcacagtcttcttacttcttgatttggacctcccctgcctttgactcccactggagccacgctccgttgatctccctcttgacaccaacaatgcctctgcttggtttgaactatttctgtctcctttatttttgcgcctattttcttcttccaagatggcggctgcaacatcatcaaagactaaatagtctgtgaggatattattggtcaagttgataatgagctgatcatacgaatctggaagactttgaagtagaagctctgctcgttcactttcctctatttgttgacccaacgtagtgagttgtgaaaatagagttcttattgtgttgatgtggtcagtcaccgccgtggtttctgccattcgaagggtataaagtctccgctttaagaaaatcttattgtgcaaagacttggactcatatagctttgttagagtctcccatatctccttagctgttttcttctccgccacacttgataacacttcatcggctaatgctaaatgtatgttagcaatagcattgccatccatttcattccattttgcattatcagtgatctccgcgggccgatccccaattgctgccaagcaattgtctttccttaagattgccttgattctcattttccacagtgagaaattgctccccttgaacctctctatctcgtactttgctgccattgTATTCACCGagatctattcagctatcaccgtttcacagatctgtaacgtatatagaaatagtatcgtgtgaataatacttcactaagtaagttcccaggaaagattggaggggtcacaaacggtcccgcttaaaacccaatctccttagacagaacttcctagactgtatttaatcaccgcactgactttctatatacgccaacagtagcgtatgtgaacagtaccgtatggatgaatagtgccgtataggtgaatagtgtcgtagacgtgaatagtaccgtatacacgaataacttttgtgtattaacaacaccaaccaggaggctctgataccactgttaggatactggcatgcaaacccgacaagataaaagacaaagaataggataaaatgagaaattagacacacaagaatttacgtggttcacccaatttggctacgtccacgggcaagtatagaaggattttactaagtaatgtgggaattacaacctctctctactaataggagaacaactgaaatctctctattaataggagaaaacacctcacttactctctcgcaaatacctcacaattttgtgggattactttccctctctcactcttctcttcctctcttgtttctctcttgtggtgtgtttacaatgcttggatgcattgcctatttataggcaagcatccatGTAAATACAAGGGGCAAGGCAAGTGGCACAAGTTTGGTGCCTACAATTTATGACTAAGGAAGGATGGCttcaccaccattgttgactcccaccattgttgactcctTAGGTGGCTGGTTTCACATTCTCTAATTCAATCTTGGTGGCTGGTGGTGGCTGGCTTCACAAAGTCATCATCAAGACCAAGTCAATGACAATACTAACTGtctgtatatatattttctgtgttttaaaaataatttaaaaattactttttatttgtgatattcttttctaataaaatttcaagataaatatctttcatatcaaaaaagataaaaaaaactccccAAAACCATGGCCAAATTAACCATTTAGATCACAAATTCTGAATTCAATGCagtattaataacaaaattaatttcataatataatttgattgttttaataCAAGAGTTTATATAAATTCGTAATTAACTTCTTGAAATTCTCTTCatagattcaataaaaaagactTAGAGAAATTGTTGCTAGATGCATTTATGTTTACCTACAAGTCTGAAAACTCAAATGATAGAATACAAATGAagacaataaaactaaaaaaaagactGTAAGATTAGAGGTGCactttttcaacaaaatattgCTAAAAGATTGTTGTTGGGAGATCAAAGGATTAGGCATCacttattgttttatttcactttcatatgattgatttcatttaattttttattaagacaAATTTACTGTTCTCAATACAATgaactaatttattattattttatgatgttaaaCTTGGAtgttttctttgattatttAATATCTTGTAATTGGCGTGTTTTAATTTtaggcaaataaaaaaattaaattttttttaaaatacttttaaaacacaaaaataaacaagctcTAGGAGTGTTTGTTTTCgtgatttcatttgtttttcaagacttttaaaatatttctaaaattagtttttatttaaaaaagaatctcAGTGATATTATTTAcgtatttatcaattattttgatttactaatattaaaaataaaattaaaaaatatcatttgatttgttttcaattaaaattatttaaaaaaatatctataatgCATACCAAACACAAATTAAGAAATGGACTAATAAATGAACCCGAGACTAGACAAAGAACAGAGCAAGCATATCAGTCATTTGTTGAGAGAGGATGCTTTTCTAGAAAGGCCTGTACACAAGTGTTTTTGGACTATAAGATACGTATTGCTGGCAGCGAAGCTAGTGGGCCGAGCGTTTGAAAGAaatatgaagatgatgaagtttaaaaattcaagaatataaaataaaaggatatttGATGTTAGGGATGGTGGtttattaatatgttaaaatatttggattttttttaatctaaagtattttaaatttacCAAGAAGATCTTGGATACctgcaataaaataattttaattggagGATTTAAAGATCCTCCGATGATAAAGTTAGTATCTTTTGagagaaataaaatacaagaatattctAAAAAGATgctctgaaaatataaatacagtAGAAAATTGGAGATCGTAAACCTTTGTTATGAAGCTTTCAATATGTATTTATAACAtataaatcttgtttttttataaaaaggagAGCTCGCAGTGTAATTATCTTGATAATAtttaatgagggataaatatctcttacctgTTAGGAATATGGTGGGTCTTTGAAAaacttttatacacctaaaaAGATGTACGAAGATTAGAGTTTAAGACGTTAAATTTAGCTAAACCTATAGAGACCGAATTCTTCCCTGAGGTTAGATCCAAGGAAGGTTGGTCATTTTCCTGGACATGTCAAGAGAGGATAGTCATTATCTTGAACGTAGTTGACTGTCAAGTCTAAACATGCATGCCAGACCCACGTTACCTTGAGTCTTGCATGTGTGTCATGCCCACACTACCTACTTATAAGCTAAGTGCCTAGGAGAATTGCCTTTTTAATCTAGCTCTACTAAGAGACAGCTCCAAgttcaaaaattttaagaaaaataaaacaaaacctacAATAATGCAAGAAATCTGAAACAcccaaggaaaaataataaaattggccCAAACAAGGGCATCCAGGCTTGAAACTAATTTTGAAAGATCAATCGGTGTAAAAAGATACACAATCACTTCTTGTAGGAAAATTACCTTTTTAATCACTTGAtgaatttttaagtttgattCAACAACCGGATCTCTAGAAATCtcatttttaagatattaacATAGCCTGAAATAATCAAACCTTCGTTTAAGTTTAGGCTTGTCCTACTTATACATAAAAAATCTGTTAGACCATCTAAGTAGAAGATCAAATCCATACATGAATGCTCATAACCTTTTGTTTCTAAAAGCCCGGCTGCATTATCCTAACTTGTAATGTGCTGTTGTCGTCTAGCCAACTGATAAATACTCTATTAAAAACGACATATCTTTCTAACATCTGGAGGTATAGATTACAGTTTCACCTCAACTGATAAATATCTACTAAACCAATCCGAAtgaattaaatgttttataaacAGTTATTGTTTGAGTCGGATTTGAGTATAATTAAAAGAACCGATAATGAATACTATATAATGTGGACAGCACGTCAACTTAAAGGTTGTTTGTTAGTCTCATTCTCCACCGTCTCCATCTGTGAACATACTGCTCTCAAGGTCAACTCTActgctttctcttttcttggCCTATTGCTTTCTCTTCATCTGTGGATCGTGCTCTTTCTCATCGTTTGTAATGTTGGCGTGCTGTCCACAGTAAAGAAGGACAACCTCTTTTGGATGATGGATTGGTGCGGATGGATAGGATGATTGGGGGAGAGATTGTGCTTATTGAAGAGACCATGGTTCCTAGCATACTTATGCCTGATGCACCTGAGACTGGATTGGGAACAGAGCAAACAGGTCAAGCATTTGAAATGGATATGAATAACATCTCATCTTCCTTGATGAACGATGTTGAGTTAAGCAATGGTATAGAGAACATGACTTGGGAATTGATGCAGTCTGTTGCTGAGAGAGGAAGCTCTTCAAACAGGCCTGTAGATAAGAGCGTGCCAAGTTCAAGCAATAACGAGGCAATTAATGCAGCTTCAACTCCTGTGCGGTGTTTAGAAATGGAACAAAAAGAACCTCCTCTTTTTGATGAGGGCCTAGGATGGAGGAATATCTGGATCAGGGGGGAGACTGAGATTGTTGAGGAACCTAGAGCTCCTGTTGTACTTATGCCAGATGAACCCGAAACTAGACAGAGAACAGAGAAAACATGTCAGGCATTTGAAATGATCTTGAATAACATCTCATCCTCATCAACGAGGGATGTtttgttaagaatttatatAGAGAACATGACTTGAGAATTTACACGGTAAGCTATTCTAAAAAGCCTATACATAAGCGACGTAGGACTAAAAGATATGTATTCCCGACAACGAAGCTAGTGGGCCAAGCTATTGAAAGAAATATGAAGGATGTCTGGTCTTGGTTGTTGAGTGGTGAGGTCTCATGCATTGGCATTTACGGGATGCGAGGAGTGGGAAAGACAACTTTGGCTGCACATATCCATAATCAGCTTCAAGATAAACcagacattttttttcatgtttgttggATTGCTATGTCACAAGAATTTAGCATTTACGCATTGCAGGATCTCATTGCCGAAGCTTTTGGTTTATGTCTTCCGAAAGGAAAAGATGTGATGAGTAGAGCTGGGGAGCTAAGGACAGCATTGAGTGCGATACAAAACCATGTTATCATTCTTGATGATTTGTGGGATGATTTTCATCCTGAGAAAGTGGGAATATCACGTAGAACAAATGTCAAAATTTGAATAGCATTTATTCTGGAAGTCTTCTATGCAATTCTCTTGAGGAAATTACAGTGGGTGATTGCCTGCAGCTAACGAGGATCCCGTTCACTATTTCCCATTCTCTTAAGAAAATTGAAGCAGATCCTGAAAGTTTGTTGAACACAGTTGAGCATTTTTGAAGACCTTGCCTCTTCCCCACAAGAAGATGCATTTCACAGTTAGAAGCAGAGCTCCCTGGTGAAATGCCATGACCGGTAAGCAAGCTTCATTGTCTCCTCTCTACCtttcgttttttctttttttggagaAAGAGAAGATTTCTGGATCAAATTCACCCATCTGTTTCAATATTCATTTCACAGCACCCGTTATGGTCATGGTTTCCAATCCTGTTTTGTTGTGATTGGTTCCTCGTGGCTTAAGCAAGATATGGTAATGTGCAAATGGTGACGCTAGATCGATTATCATGGGGCTGAACGTTGACAAGAAGGCATTGTTGgtggaagaaaatgaaattaagcCCCTCTGTTCAGAATCATTTCTATCTCCGAAGCTATTTGTAGTGGAAGGATTATTAGTGAGACTTGCCTTGTATTTGTGGTCTCTGAAGCTACTTGTAGTGGCTACCTATAAATAGAGACTCGTCTTTTCATGCATCAACTTGCTTAAATAATCCCTATGATTGTCTCTTGTTAATTTGTAGCCAAAATATTACTCTGCTGGAGACAAATACGATAATTAATATGTAGAACATGTAACAGTTATCATGGAGGATGTTCCATCCTCGCTAACTGCTATGATTTCCAAAGAGAGCggaaatctgatagataaacaCTAAACAGAACATCTTTGTATGATGATTATATAGTCCACACCGAAGAAACAAGCCGCATCTTGAACTCTAAATTAGCTAAACACAAATCAGATAAAAGGAAGGATTGCAAATTATCATAATGTTTGCAGACTAAATTATCATAACCAAGTCCGAAAGCGCCATTATTCTATCATTTTCCCTGCATGTAAGTAGAGCATTCCACATCATATCACTCAGTATGCATTTTCAACCAAACTGGTTGATTCGGTAGAATCACCTGACAACGATGATGACTCTCCTTCAATGTTTGTTGGCGTCTCATCTACATTGAAGGCAGGCTTAGGAGGTAATTGCAAGTTTTCCAAATCTCCTTCAAGCATCTCCACAACATTCTTCATTGTAGGCCGATCCATGGGTTTCATTTGTATACACCACAATCCAACCATAATCATCTTCTTAACGATCTTACTTTCTTCCTCAGTGGCATCGTCTCCGATTTCTATGGCCTTTCCATCAGATACTTGGTCATGAACCCAATATGGCCAGTAGATTTGACTTGAATTTTCTGCTAAAGCGTTTAGATTCTTTCTTTTGCCTGCCATTTCCAATAGCAGCATTCCGAAGCTATAAACATCAGCTTTATATGAGACGCGTCCAATGTTTTTGTAGAACAATTCAGGAGCCATGTATCCGATGGTGCCCCTTGCTGCAGTGAGAGATGTGATGCTGCCATTCGTTGGGTACAACCTAGCGAGCCCGAAGTCAGAGACTTTTGGAGTGAAATTTTCGTCGAGAAGAATGTTGTGAGGCTTGATATCAAAATGCAGTATTTGCATTTCACAACCTAAATGGAGATAGTCGATACCACAAGCCACACCAAGGGAAATCTGATGCAGTTTTTGCCAGCTTAAAGAGATTGATCCTTGTTGAGAAAACAAGTGACTATCAAGAGATCCATTAGGCATGAAATCATATACAAGAGCACGCTTTGATCCTTCGGCGCAAAAACCGATTAGCTGCACCACATTAGTATGGTGAATCCTTCCTATGGTAGCAACTTCATTTATGAAATCCTGTCCATTGGCTTTCGATTTTCCCAATAATTTTACTGCTGCAAAACGCTCACTGCGAAGCTTTCCTTTGTAAACTGTACCAAAGCCTCCTTCACCCAATTTGTCCTTGAAACCTCTAGTAATCTTCCTGATATCTAAGTAGGAATACCTTACTGGCATCAGGTTATTCTGACTCTGTAGGAATTGTTCAACTGTATCGTATACTGATAAATGTCTCCTTCGCCATTTGTAGATCAAAAATATAATCACACATGGAGTCCCACAAACAACTTTTAGCCCATGAAGTAGTGCTGTGTAGGAAATTTCCAGAAAACAATCAAGTTTTGTGATCTTATTTGTTATCTCCACTAGAAATTTGTTGCGAAACTAAAGAAATGAAGGAATCTCTTACCAAATAAAACGGATATAAAGGGGAGGTAATCTGCAGAAAATGGTGAACAAAATTACAATTACTATTCAAGAAACAACAATCCTTATTTCACAAATATGTCGTTTAtgttggaattaattttgaagtctacatttaaagtgttttttagttttcctaaactaatataaatattcctatttttaaactaatataaatatatattcagaATATTGTAAGTCTAAGTCCAAGTCTAGTAGGACTTCCTCTCTTAGCAGAGTTTAGTCTAATATaaatgagatttgtttttcaccatATTTCTCATATTCCTATTTTTACTCTTCTTCTTCGAATATTTCTAACAGTTTAAAGAAACACGTAAGAATACACAAACATGGTGAGATGTAGAAAAAGAATTCGCACCTGTCACATTGTAGAGTATAATTTGCCAAAAGCTTTCATCATCATCTGTTGAAGCTTTAGGTTAAGAAACGAGGATCTAATGGTATACGCAATAGTAAATgcgaaaaaaaaatagaaaagagcgCACACAATTTAATAATGTGACCTGAACTAATTAATGTGTATCCATGGTCAAGTTAAGATGAACCAAACGTTTCACTGTGTCAATCCTGAAATTGCAAAAGACCAATGAATCTGTCCAACTACCTTAAACCACATTATAGTCAGAATTTTTACAATATGAACATGAATGAATCTCATGATCAGTTCACTGTAGTAGGATCCACGGGTAATGGATGCACAGAATTTGTACATGAACATCTGGGGACAGTGCAATATTGTGCTAATGCccaaataacaaatgaaaaattgaaaagtaaaccAGAGAAAATATAGGAAAACACCTCAAATCACAAGTTATTTATAGTCTTATTGATAAAATCTGATGCAACTTAATCATCAAGTGTTACATACCAATGCATCGACGATTGTCTGACCGGCTGATGTAGCAACCCCATGTGCAATTTTCACAGTTGATGTTGTACCATGAAAGCTCAAACCCATATGCCAGGTCACTGTGTATTTCTTCAAAGGACTTGTATGTGTAGTTCTTCtttggaagaaaaaatattttctctatgCTGCACAGTTCCATCAAATCCGAGGCATTCATGCCTCCAAGAGTCACATAATTCGAATGAGTCACAAGAGAAGAGTTGGAATAATTTACTGATCCATAGTTAAGGCCGTAGGGAGCCGTGTCCACATAAAGAGGAGAATTCACCGTATTTTCACAGCTCATGAAAATCATAGGCTGTGATAGTGGAGTTAAGTACCAGTGCCCCCAGTAGTACACGAAACCTTCACTCACTCCCGGAGGCGGCACCTCCTTGTAGTTATACCAAGTGTACGGATCTCCGCCACTGAAGTTGTCACGTGCCAAAGAATAACGAGGGATGGAGCAGCAATTACCTTGTACACCAGCATCTACCACTCGGATTGTGTAGTTACCGTAGTCGATTGCCTGCACGTAGTATTTACCTGAATACAAATATAATACTGTAGAAATATTGTTCTCGCAAGTCAGAGTATAATTATTGTTTCCGCAGCTTTGTGGATCAGTGTTTAGTCTGAAAGGGTAGCTTATGTTTTGGATATTGCCGCATGAAGAAGGAGCACAATGATCTGTGATGTTGCTAGAATGGCAGGTTTGGAAGACTAATAGCTGTAAAAGAAAAGCTATGTAGCAAGCAAAAAGGACGTTCATTCCTCTAAACATGGGGAAGGCTGAAATGAACCACAGTGTATACGCAATTTTTGCACAAactattcttcttttttccctttcttttttctccaacAAAAACTATTGAATTTCGGAGTGGAAGCTACTGATAATGCAATGAAAGGTGAAGGAGAACACCCCTAACTGGTAGTCCTTTGAAATGTCAGAGTCATCGGATAGGAATAGTAGCAAAGCAGACAGTGAGTTAAGTATTGATCCACCATTCAACACTACTTTCCCACCTCCTTTGAAATGTCAAAATCATTtactttaaaaagttaaaaaaaaaaagacatccaACGAGCCTGATATTTTTCTTGGAGCATCTcatcaaaaaccaaaacaccCAATCCTGTCCAAATCCATGAGATATTCCAAGATATGCTTCCTTCCGTTGCAGGGGAAAGATAGTGACAATGTTGAAAGTGAACTGATTTCTGAAAATGTCATCGATAGTTTCAAGGATTTTCTAAACTTTAAGTAcactaaaattttaacttaaaatataaaaatatatatggagaCTCCTAGTAAAATTTTAGTTTGCTCCAATGATTAGATTGAGAAATATAATTGATATagtaaaattagataatatttaaaaaaaacaaaaagcacaaaaaaactagtatttgtCTGGAATGGAACAGCCAGAACAGAACTAGAACGTTCTGACTGGAATTTGGGCTAAATTTTCGCAATAGAGTAAGATTCTAAGCGAGATGAAATCTattccaatttattttgtttttttaactggaaTGAGATATACCGGTCATTCCGGATGAAACAGAATGATTGACAACCTTGGTTCACATAGCAAGACTTTTCCCCTTAACGACCCTCGAGTCAATGACGATAAATTATATACACTTCTTAGTTATTTATTGTTGATAATTTCGCATCCATCACAACTCCTAGTCTCTTCTGCATAGGATAAATTAGGAAATTAgcacacaaaattaaaataaatggtgCAATGACACAAAAACAAAACGGTTTGGTGAAATAACACACTTTTATCTTGTCGTCCTTTAGAAATGCGACATTTACTAAATGCTGTTATTTCAAAGCACTACAAGATTGTTGTCATGCTTCAGAATAGTGACATTTAGTAGATGTCGCACTTCTAAACCGCAAAAAGATAGTTGTCATGCTCAACTGATTGACTCGTTCATAATGGTCAGTGAAACTAGTCGACTGGTTccgaaaataacaagaaaaatcacaaaactgtCAAAACTAGGGAGTCTCGGTGAGATTTTTTATGTCTAAAGATATAATGGTTCACATAGCATAGTAAGGTTACCCTAGGTAAAATAGCCTtcaaaaaatcttataaaaatttgagtacgatccaacagtcagatcaaaAATTATGATCCTTTTGAGATGTTATTTTGATCTGGCATGATCGTACCTCCTCTTCGGCCTAGACATGTTCATTAGTCCATAAATACATAGGCCATCCAAATAATTTGTTTAAGGCAGATCCACACCTGACTATTTAGAATCACATGTTATTGCAAGCCcgactaaaataaaattttgagattttttagtcTACAAGTtggacaaaaatatatattttgactcataaaatatatttgaaataaaaaattaataaaattatagtttttgtaTAACTAGATCAAACCGGTTGACTAGAAGATTGAAGTTTCATATTGTCGCGCTTCTGAAGTGCGATATTTACTAAATGTTGCTATTCTGAAGCAGCATAACTATCTTCTCATGCGTATTAATAGCAACATTTAGTAAATATCATGCTTTTGAAACACCACAAGTTGAAAGTAAGTTATTTCATCAAATGTTTTCTCAAACGGTGTTATTCCtctaaatttttaagtttactatactaatttgtcaaaaaaaaatcctttaccATAAGCTTTAAGAGTGAGACCAtgtaattaaaattcacttaaTAGAATCTAGTTTTCTACTAATTCTATGCAATCCaaatagttttttgaatttttaaatatttttttgttagaaaatttaaaaacaattcagtttagtttcaattttaaatttttttaaaaatcaatccaaacaaaattatatcaatctgaatcaaaacaaaccaaataaaaaaatttattaaaaactaaaggtATGTTATAAACTAAAAACTCATTAAATTAAGGTAGTGTTTGACATTATAATAGTGATTgcttttgaaagtgttttttacttggaaatgcatcaaaattattttttaaaaaaaaattattattt encodes:
- the LOC133671315 gene encoding rust resistance kinase Lr10-like encodes the protein MFRGMNVLFACYIAFLLQLLVFQTCHSSNITDHCAPSSCGNIQNISYPFRLNTDPQSCGNNNYTLTCENNISTVLYLYSGKYYVQAIDYGNYTIRVVDAGVQGNCCSIPRYSLARDNFSGGDPYTWYNYKEVPPPGVSEGFVYYWGHWYLTPLSQPMIFMSCENTVNSPLYVDTAPYGLNYGSVNYSNSSLVTHSNYVTLGGMNASDLMELCSIEKIFFLPKKNYTYKSFEEIHSDLAYGFELSWYNINCENCTWGCYISRSDNRRCIDDDESFWQIILYNVTDYLPFISVLFALLHGLKVVCGTPCVIIFLIYKWRRRHLSVYDTVEQFLQSQNNLMPVRYSYLDIRKITRGFKDKLGEGGFGTVYKGKLRSERFAAVKLLGKSKANGQDFINEVATIGRIHHTNVVQLIGFCAEGSKRALVYDFMPNGSLDSHLFSQQGSISLSWQKLHQISLGVACGIDYLHLGCEMQILHFDIKPHNILLDENFTPKVSDFGLARLYPTNGSITSLTAARGTIGYMAPELFYKNIGRVSYKADVYSFGMLLLEMAGKRKNLNALAENSSQIYWPYWVHDQVSDGKAIEIGDDATEEESKIVKKMIMVGLWCIQMKPMDRPTMKNVVEMLEGDLENLQLPPKPAFNVDETPTNIEGESSSLSGDSTESTSLVENAY